In Candidatus Defluviilinea proxima, a single genomic region encodes these proteins:
- a CDS encoding sulfotransferase family protein: MKLIGAGFGRTGTLSLKKALELIGFGPCYHMDEMIRYPQHMDVWKAVAQGKPVNWDDIFENYQSSLDFPASLYYRELLAAYPDAKVVLTVREPERWYQSMYETAYTMMELYTPAWVKKYVPQYKRFADLIDVMIWNGLFNGKFADKEHAIQIFNAHIEEVKKNIPAEKLLIFNVKEGWKPLCDFLGIPVPEDIPFPHINDHETVKKQIERARTMYQVIPYVGIGIILLIVWLMAKLIIT; encoded by the coding sequence ATGAAACTCATTGGGGCTGGGTTTGGACGCACAGGCACGTTATCACTGAAAAAGGCTCTTGAACTGATCGGGTTTGGTCCCTGCTATCACATGGACGAAATGATCCGCTACCCACAGCACATGGATGTGTGGAAAGCGGTCGCACAAGGCAAACCTGTTAACTGGGATGATATTTTCGAGAACTATCAATCCTCGCTCGATTTTCCTGCCAGCTTGTATTATCGCGAGTTGTTGGCGGCCTACCCTGATGCGAAAGTGGTACTCACCGTCCGTGAACCTGAGCGTTGGTATCAAAGCATGTACGAGACCGCCTACACAATGATGGAGTTATACACGCCTGCGTGGGTAAAAAAGTATGTTCCGCAATACAAACGCTTTGCCGACTTGATCGACGTAATGATCTGGAATGGGTTATTCAACGGCAAGTTCGCAGATAAGGAACATGCCATTCAAATCTTCAATGCACATATCGAAGAAGTCAAGAAGAATATCCCTGCGGAAAAGCTTTTGATCTTCAACGTAAAAGAAGGATGGAAACCGCTCTGTGACTTTCTGGGAATTCCTGTGCCTGAAGACATTCCTTTCCCGCATATCAACGATCACGAAACAGTGAAAAAGCAAATTGAAAGAGCACGCACGATGTATCAGGTTATCCCTTATGTTGGGATTGGGATCATTCTTCTAATCGTCTGGTTGATGGCGAAGCTTATAATCACCTAA
- a CDS encoding TIGR03862 family flavoprotein produces MDKSVVIVGGGPAGLMAAEVISAHGVKVDVYDSMSSVGRKLLMAGKSGLNITHSDPFDVFVSRYGKRKNNIEPLLKAFGADQLREWVHSLGINTFIGTSGRVFPMGMKASPLLRAWLTRLNASNVTLHLRHKWTGFPTPQLALGAVPGAEDGGGSLSLRFVTPDGEVTVKADVVVFALGGGSWSRLGSDGAWVSTLEQAGVKVEALRPSNCGFDVAWSEHFREKYDGHPIKSVILSFGNFRQQGEFIVTKEGVQGGLIYTASAMMRDEIEANGKAVMLLDLKPDRTLEWLKEKLSRPQGKRSLASYLEKSLGIHSVKAGLLREFLSKEDLMDGDRLAGFIKALPVPLVAPRPLDEAISSAGGVTFESLDENLMLKNLPGVFCAGEMLDWEAPTGGYLLTACFSSGYAAGNGALKWLGNL; encoded by the coding sequence ATGGATAAGTCTGTAGTTATTGTCGGAGGTGGGCCAGCAGGGTTGATGGCGGCTGAAGTCATCAGCGCACACGGTGTGAAGGTGGATGTATATGATTCCATGTCTTCGGTCGGGCGCAAGCTTTTGATGGCAGGCAAAAGCGGATTGAACATCACACACTCCGATCCATTCGATGTGTTCGTTTCGCGTTACGGCAAACGAAAAAATAATATCGAACCACTGCTCAAAGCATTCGGCGCTGACCAACTCCGTGAATGGGTGCATAGCTTAGGGATCAATACTTTCATTGGGACTTCAGGACGCGTCTTTCCCATGGGGATGAAAGCGAGTCCGCTACTACGGGCCTGGCTCACGCGATTAAACGCCTCAAACGTGACCTTACATCTGCGCCACAAGTGGACAGGTTTTCCTACACCTCAGCTTGCTCTCGGCGCCGTCCCCGGCGCCGAGGACGGCGGCGGGAGCTTGTCGTTGCGCTTTGTCACACCCGATGGCGAGGTGACAGTGAAAGCAGACGTGGTTGTGTTCGCTTTGGGCGGAGGCAGTTGGTCGAGACTCGGCTCGGATGGCGCGTGGGTGTCCACGCTGGAACAAGCCGGGGTTAAGGTGGAAGCGTTGCGTCCATCCAATTGCGGATTCGATGTGGCGTGGTCTGAACACTTCCGAGAAAAGTACGATGGGCATCCCATCAAATCGGTGATCTTATCGTTCGGGAATTTTCGCCAACAAGGCGAGTTCATTGTGACGAAAGAAGGCGTGCAGGGAGGCTTGATCTACACAGCCTCAGCGATGATGCGCGACGAGATCGAGGCGAACGGCAAGGCAGTGATGTTGTTGGACCTGAAACCTGACCGAACGCTCGAGTGGTTGAAAGAAAAATTATCAAGGCCACAAGGCAAACGTTCATTGGCTAGCTATCTTGAAAAGTCATTGGGGATCCACAGCGTGAAGGCGGGACTGTTGCGCGAATTTTTATCGAAAGAAGATCTCATGGATGGAGATAGACTGGCTGGTTTCATCAAGGCGTTGCCCGTGCCATTGGTCGCGCCGCGCCCGCTCGATGAAGCGATCAGCAGTGCAGGTGGCGTGACATTTGAATCGCTTGATGAAAATTTGATGTTGAAGAACTTGCCCGGCGTTTTTTGCGCAGGCGAGATGCTCGATTGGGAAGCACCCACAGGCGGATACTTGCTGACAGCCTGTTTCTCCAGCGGGTACGCGGCGGGGAACGGCGCGTTGAAGTGGTTGGGAAACTTGTAA
- a CDS encoding SH3 domain-containing protein, which produces MKRKIILVSLLVLMLLVSGGCNVPLPICSTDSLQAVTPNSPAMWSTVDSLSPTLQWTYPSSSCTPQGYAITLRTGPFFTDDRGGGTGNPSTSWSPGSPLEPGKEYAWSVAPINDTTLGPSAGRFYFFTGPTCATDSLVAPVLLEPAEGASFNEANDSLIWDYPADCAPEGYRVDLSVDPTFADTSLSGGTGNPSTRWGPGSPLVDCQIYYWRIAPINGTTLGPFSTSRSFVRDETGLCGGPGGSPPPSASISGIVWHDLCAVPDGPAPEPLPAGCVSATDGSLHANGIREAGEPGIAGVQVDLHWGGCATASVASVLTDTDGHYQFDGILAFGSYCLAIRSLNPPNDSILLPGGWTFPPGLTGADAFANAMVDSGTILTDKDFGWDYQFLPVASAAATAVPLSEPKFVLDKNAFCRKGPGENYPDLTAIPQGDTVDILGVSENAAWYYIFWKKFNASCWVASSTGHLIGDLQTVPIFTPVPTLVPTAVKPTPVPSPTPKGKQ; this is translated from the coding sequence ATGAAAAGAAAAATAATTCTTGTATCTTTATTGGTTTTGATGTTATTGGTATCGGGTGGTTGTAATGTGCCCCTTCCCATTTGTTCGACGGACAGCCTGCAGGCTGTGACGCCGAACAGCCCGGCGATGTGGAGTACTGTCGATTCACTTTCTCCCACCCTGCAATGGACGTATCCATCTTCGTCCTGCACTCCTCAAGGATATGCGATCACTCTCCGGACGGGTCCATTCTTTACCGATGACCGTGGCGGCGGGACGGGAAATCCTTCCACTAGTTGGAGTCCTGGTTCGCCCCTCGAACCGGGCAAGGAATACGCATGGAGTGTCGCGCCAATCAATGACACTACTTTAGGGCCATCTGCCGGCAGGTTTTATTTCTTCACCGGCCCAACCTGTGCGACAGATTCACTAGTTGCTCCTGTATTACTTGAACCAGCAGAAGGGGCAAGTTTCAATGAAGCCAACGACAGCCTGATCTGGGATTACCCTGCAGATTGCGCTCCGGAAGGGTACCGAGTTGATCTCTCTGTTGACCCAACGTTCGCGGACACAAGTCTCAGTGGCGGGACGGGGAATCCATCCACACGCTGGGGGCCGGGATCACCTCTTGTTGATTGCCAGATTTATTATTGGCGTATTGCGCCCATCAACGGCACCACGCTTGGACCGTTCTCTACCTCCCGAAGCTTTGTGCGAGATGAAACAGGTTTATGCGGTGGCCCTGGTGGAAGCCCGCCTCCCTCCGCATCCATTAGTGGAATCGTATGGCATGATCTGTGTGCTGTACCTGATGGCCCTGCTCCTGAGCCGTTGCCGGCTGGTTGTGTCAGTGCAACGGATGGGTCTCTTCATGCGAATGGAATTCGCGAGGCCGGAGAGCCCGGCATTGCAGGCGTTCAGGTAGACCTGCATTGGGGAGGTTGTGCAACCGCCAGTGTAGCCAGCGTGCTCACAGATACCGATGGGCATTATCAATTCGATGGGATCCTTGCGTTCGGAAGTTATTGTCTTGCGATTCGTTCGTTGAACCCGCCGAACGATTCCATTTTGCTCCCCGGCGGATGGACATTCCCTCCTGGCCTTACAGGTGCTGATGCTTTTGCCAATGCAATGGTGGATAGTGGCACGATTCTGACCGACAAAGACTTTGGCTGGGATTATCAATTCCTGCCTGTGGCGTCAGCCGCCGCTACTGCGGTTCCGCTCTCTGAGCCTAAATTTGTCCTGGATAAAAACGCCTTTTGTCGAAAAGGCCCGGGCGAAAACTATCCCGATCTGACTGCGATCCCACAGGGTGATACCGTTGATATCCTCGGCGTCAGTGAGAATGCCGCATGGTATTACATTTTCTGGAAAAAGTTCAACGCCAGTTGTTGGGTGGCATCATCCACCGGTCATCTGATCGGTGACCTACAAACGGTTCCCATTTTCACCCCGGTGCCCACACTGGTGCCAACAGCGGTAAAGCCCACGCCAGTGCCAAGCCCAACTCCAAAAGGAAAACAGTGA
- a CDS encoding aromatic amino acid lyase translates to MTITLNGTSLTIEKLVAIARDNEKVELAPEALERIKVCRAMLEEKLAKKEVMYGTNTGIGEFSETMLNDEQVKEFQRYLVYNHAAGIGDPAPIEHVRAALAGRINVHAHGNSGCRPEITLTMIEMLNKGVTPVVCQKGSVGASGDLAPMAQAALLLMGEGEAFYNGERLAGQEAMRRAGIEVPGLQARDGLAAINGSNLLTAMSALHIYDMERFLKQAEIAAAMSIEALLGNMKPYNTKLHELRGFNGAVTSAKNILKVIEGSDLMTGKMKTKVQDAYSMRSTPQVIGAARDAIAYARTQVEIELNGVGDNPIFVPELKLTLTGANFQGTPVALPMDMAGAAITMVCVMSERRMNRLTNPALSQGLPDFLAHEPGFYSGMMLSQYTADHLIVEQRILSTPASIQSIPAAADQEDFVSMGMNTALKNGQILDNAFGVLGIEFMAAAQALDFREFTPGKGSLKAREVIRKYVEHLHVDRPLYNDHNAMKKLVKSGEILDEVEKVVGVLE, encoded by the coding sequence ATGACCATCACATTGAACGGAACCTCTCTCACGATTGAAAAGCTCGTTGCGATTGCACGAGATAATGAGAAAGTAGAACTTGCCCCCGAAGCCTTGGAGCGCATCAAAGTCTGCCGGGCCATGCTGGAGGAGAAACTTGCCAAGAAAGAAGTCATGTATGGCACGAATACAGGCATCGGTGAGTTTTCGGAGACGATGCTCAACGATGAGCAGGTGAAAGAGTTCCAAAGGTATCTTGTTTACAATCACGCGGCGGGCATCGGCGACCCCGCGCCGATCGAACATGTCCGTGCGGCGCTGGCGGGGCGCATCAATGTCCATGCGCATGGGAATTCTGGTTGCAGACCTGAGATCACACTCACGATGATCGAGATGCTGAACAAAGGCGTCACGCCAGTTGTTTGTCAGAAGGGGTCGGTGGGTGCGAGCGGTGACCTCGCTCCGATGGCGCAAGCCGCGTTGCTGCTCATGGGCGAAGGCGAAGCTTTCTATAACGGCGAACGACTCGCGGGTCAAGAAGCGATGCGGCGGGCTGGCATCGAAGTCCCAGGCTTGCAGGCGCGCGATGGTCTTGCCGCCATCAACGGATCCAATTTGTTGACCGCCATGTCCGCGTTGCACATTTATGATATGGAACGTTTCCTCAAGCAGGCAGAGATCGCAGCGGCGATGTCCATTGAGGCGCTGCTCGGCAACATGAAACCGTACAACACCAAACTGCATGAACTGCGCGGCTTCAACGGCGCGGTCACGTCTGCGAAAAATATTTTGAAGGTCATTGAGGGTTCCGACCTCATGACGGGCAAGATGAAAACCAAAGTGCAGGACGCCTATTCGATGCGTTCCACTCCGCAGGTCATCGGCGCGGCGCGGGATGCAATTGCGTATGCACGCACGCAGGTCGAGATCGAACTCAACGGTGTTGGAGATAATCCCATCTTCGTCCCTGAATTGAAATTGACTCTCACAGGCGCAAACTTTCAAGGGACGCCCGTTGCCTTGCCGATGGATATGGCGGGCGCGGCGATCACGATGGTGTGTGTGATGTCTGAGCGGCGCATGAACCGACTGACGAACCCGGCTCTTTCTCAGGGACTGCCTGATTTCCTCGCCCATGAGCCTGGTTTCTACTCTGGGATGATGCTCAGCCAATACACCGCCGATCACTTGATCGTCGAACAACGGATTTTATCCACGCCTGCGAGTATTCAATCCATCCCTGCCGCCGCGGACCAAGAGGACTTCGTCTCAATGGGCATGAACACTGCGTTGAAGAATGGACAGATCCTCGATAACGCATTCGGTGTCTTGGGAATCGAATTCATGGCGGCGGCACAAGCGCTCGACTTCCGTGAGTTTACGCCGGGCAAAGGTTCGCTCAAAGCGCGTGAAGTGATTCGCAAATACGTGGAGCACTTGCATGTGGATCGTCCTTTGTATAACGATCACAATGCGATGAAGAAGTTAGTGAAGTCTGGCGAGATATTGGATGAGGTCGAGAAGGTGGTAGGGGTTCTTGAATAA
- a CDS encoding MFS transporter, which produces MNHSLITTLRSLRGNPRGCVYNEPLWGIPYFLYLPYVSIYMLALGLSDAQIGTIASISLGFQVIFALFGGIITDKLGRRLTTLVFDIISWTIPSILAAIAQNFWYFLIAGIINSVWRITHNSWNCLLVEDADKDQLVDIYTWIYIAVNISGFVAPVASLLVNRFTMVPTVRGLYIFAAIMFTVKAIITYRMTTETQQGIIRLEETRSQSIFSALIEYRGVFQDVLRTPQTLYTAGIMLVISITTTISNNFWSIIVKEKLLIPEGSLGYFQFVRSAVILFFFFVVMPRINKLHFKLPMAIGFLGFVLSQIIIIVSPVQSYAFIVANVIMDASCFAAVSPLVDKMVVLTVDPKERARIQSILAVGIIPHYCPISMDRWQSFRDQPYLSHDSQYRFIFCWRSAGVSGWQCFTRSFFRGSYNPIINTTP; this is translated from the coding sequence TTGAATCACTCGCTCATCACCACCTTGAGAAGCCTACGTGGCAACCCGCGCGGATGCGTCTACAATGAACCGTTATGGGGTATTCCCTATTTTCTGTATCTGCCATACGTTTCGATCTACATGCTCGCACTGGGACTTTCCGATGCGCAGATCGGAACCATCGCCAGTATCAGCCTGGGATTTCAGGTGATCTTTGCATTGTTCGGCGGCATCATCACCGATAAGCTGGGACGCCGCCTCACTACACTGGTCTTCGACATTATTTCCTGGACGATCCCATCAATCTTAGCCGCCATTGCTCAGAACTTCTGGTATTTCCTCATAGCGGGCATTATCAATAGCGTCTGGCGCATCACCCATAATTCATGGAACTGCTTGCTCGTGGAAGACGCCGATAAAGATCAACTCGTGGATATTTACACATGGATCTATATCGCCGTCAACATATCGGGTTTTGTAGCGCCGGTGGCGAGCCTGCTGGTGAACCGATTCACCATGGTGCCCACTGTGCGAGGCTTGTATATCTTTGCGGCGATCATGTTCACGGTCAAGGCGATCATCACCTATCGCATGACCACAGAGACACAACAAGGCATCATCCGCCTGGAGGAAACACGCAGTCAAAGCATATTCAGCGCATTGATCGAATATCGTGGCGTTTTTCAGGATGTATTACGCACGCCTCAAACACTCTATACAGCAGGCATCATGCTCGTGATCAGCATTACGACCACGATCTCAAACAACTTTTGGTCAATCATTGTGAAAGAGAAACTTCTTATCCCTGAGGGAAGTTTGGGATACTTCCAATTCGTCAGGTCGGCTGTGATCCTGTTCTTTTTCTTTGTCGTCATGCCACGTATCAACAAATTACATTTCAAACTTCCCATGGCAATTGGTTTCCTTGGTTTTGTTCTTAGTCAGATCATTATTATTGTTTCACCGGTACAAAGCTATGCGTTCATCGTCGCCAACGTCATCATGGACGCCAGTTGTTTCGCCGCAGTCAGTCCGCTTGTGGATAAGATGGTCGTGCTGACAGTTGACCCCAAAGAACGCGCACGGATCCAGTCCATTCTCGCGGTGGGCATCATCCCTCATTACTGCCCCATTTCCATGGATCGCTGGCAATCTTTCAGAGATCAACCGTATCTATCCCATGATTCTCAATACCGTTTTATTTTCTGTTGGCGCAGCGCTGGCGTATCTGGCTGGCAATGCTTCACAAGAAGCTTCTTCCGTGGAAGCTATAATCCCATCATAAATACAACACCTTAG
- a CDS encoding zinc ribbon domain-containing protein, producing MGRRRTVGYIENVWTCPNCGGENKGSLKACDACGAPQPENVQFHLPSEQKLVKDEAALKAAQAGADIHCGFCGTRNPATAETCSQCGGDLKEGKAREAGRIMQAPPPRPTVIKCQNCGTENPGTNVNCLQCGAALPKVQAAQAVQAVAAPAVAQKPMALASKPAAPKKTNWLLIAAIVGVLGICCVAIGALFLIPTSSVQATVTDVHWQTNVPVQEVQAVDYSNEKGNPPSGAYDVSCHNESRDVCEQKTIDKGNGYSEVVEECHTETDQYCSYTLDEWRTIQTYTLDGNNLQPVYDSPNLASDQRIGDKSEELTVNFSTDKGDKTYSPSTITEFQQYEVGSTWKLKLNLLGGIVSVNP from the coding sequence ATGGGACGAAGAAGAACTGTCGGATATATTGAAAATGTATGGACTTGCCCAAACTGCGGAGGGGAAAATAAGGGCAGTTTGAAGGCATGTGATGCCTGTGGTGCGCCCCAACCAGAGAATGTGCAATTCCATCTTCCATCGGAACAAAAACTTGTGAAAGATGAAGCGGCGCTCAAAGCCGCACAAGCAGGCGCGGACATCCATTGTGGGTTCTGCGGCACACGCAACCCTGCTACAGCTGAAACGTGCTCACAATGCGGTGGCGATCTAAAAGAAGGCAAAGCCCGTGAAGCGGGGCGAATTATGCAGGCCCCGCCTCCCCGCCCAACAGTGATCAAATGCCAGAACTGCGGAACTGAGAATCCCGGCACGAACGTCAATTGTCTACAATGCGGAGCGGCGTTGCCAAAAGTTCAGGCGGCTCAGGCAGTACAAGCCGTCGCGGCACCAGCAGTTGCACAGAAACCGATGGCTCTTGCATCCAAACCTGCAGCACCAAAGAAAACAAACTGGCTGTTGATCGCCGCTATTGTAGGCGTGCTGGGAATTTGTTGTGTTGCGATCGGAGCCTTGTTCCTCATCCCTACTTCCTCGGTGCAAGCTACTGTGACCGACGTACACTGGCAAACAAATGTACCCGTGCAAGAAGTGCAGGCTGTTGACTATTCAAACGAAAAAGGGAACCCGCCTTCTGGTGCGTATGATGTTTCCTGTCATAACGAAAGTCGCGATGTCTGCGAACAAAAGACAATCGACAAAGGCAACGGCTACTCGGAAGTTGTGGAGGAATGCCACACGGAAACCGATCAATATTGCTCCTATACGTTGGATGAATGGAGAACCATTCAAACCTACACGCTTGATGGCAACAACCTACAGCCCGTCTATGATTCTCCCAACCTTGCCAGTGACCAGCGTATCGGCGATAAAAGCGAGGAGTTGACGGTCAATTTCTCAACAGACAAAGGCGACAAAACTTACTCTCCCAGCACGATCACTGAATTCCAACAATATGAAGTCGGGAGCACATGGAAATTGAAATTGAACTTACTTGGTGGAATAGTAAGCGTAAACCCATAA
- a CDS encoding alpha/beta hydrolase, with the protein MAFAVEPPQAIYGDMTLPNTRLHYVKAGSGAPLIIVPATVSLIRQWLPLTQFMGQRFTSYFFELPGHGGSTPYPEKFQSSLVPKTVEAFVDNLGYEKFSLMGFSFGGLLALRTLEHLQDRIEKVILLSPCVSRRALKWSTPRQWAFKASVKAMKNPRLLQGIHYAMNAPSLEKPLTYALSKASKVDRRILENKKALRMPLSTLDVFAYTLDEIFQTEYQYTGAPFSIPSYFGMSVNDDILNYDLTEQIVRQHFQKLTIQKFTHPYHQPPEPPTFEWLNREFSPFLGMFN; encoded by the coding sequence ATGGCGTTTGCAGTTGAGCCGCCACAAGCTATCTACGGGGATATGACATTGCCGAACACTCGCCTGCATTATGTGAAGGCAGGGAGCGGCGCGCCGCTTATCATCGTCCCTGCGACGGTTTCGTTGATAAGGCAATGGCTTCCGCTCACGCAGTTCATGGGACAACGATTTACAAGTTATTTCTTTGAACTGCCTGGGCATGGCGGTTCAACTCCGTATCCTGAAAAATTTCAGAGTAGCCTCGTCCCTAAAACTGTTGAAGCCTTCGTTGACAACCTGGGATATGAAAAGTTCAGCCTGATGGGATTTTCATTTGGGGGATTGCTGGCCTTGCGGACATTGGAACACCTGCAAGACCGAATCGAAAAGGTGATCTTGCTTTCGCCGTGCGTCAGTCGGCGTGCGTTGAAGTGGTCAACGCCAAGACAATGGGCGTTCAAGGCATCAGTCAAAGCGATGAAAAATCCAAGGCTCTTGCAAGGCATTCATTATGCAATGAACGCGCCTAGCCTTGAAAAGCCGCTGACGTATGCACTCAGCAAAGCCAGCAAAGTGGACAGACGCATCCTTGAAAACAAGAAAGCGCTGCGCATGCCCCTTTCCACACTGGATGTGTTCGCCTACACTCTGGATGAAATTTTTCAGACGGAGTATCAATACACAGGTGCGCCGTTTAGTATCCCGTCTTATTTCGGCATGTCGGTCAATGACGATATATTGAACTACGATCTCACAGAACAGATCGTGCGTCAACACTTTCAGAAACTCACGATCCAGAAGTTCACGCATCCGTATCACCAACCGCCAGAACCGCCCACCTTCGAGTGGCTTAACCGTGAGTTCAGTCCGTTTTTGGGGATGTTCAATTAA
- a CDS encoding esterase family protein: MILNELNFFSETLGMRSSMYVLLPQHMLLAGAKRKSKYRTLYLLHGHSDDHTAWMRWSSIEKYAQGLNLAVVMPAVHLSFYSDMVYGGKYWQFVSEEVPALVRDTFPVSSARKDNFVAGLSMGGYGAFKLALTRPERFAAAASLSGAVDIREVVREHKHDPLNKDWLVGMRNVFGDLTKVPNSQHDLFTLAKKAAKGKDKPRLYQCCGTEDFLYADNIRFRDAVRKLSLDLTYAEGPGDHNWSYWDKMIQDVLLWMFPEKRDLNGLIGI, translated from the coding sequence ATGATCCTCAACGAACTCAACTTCTTTTCTGAAACATTAGGGATGCGAAGCAGTATGTACGTTCTGCTTCCTCAGCACATGCTTTTAGCGGGGGCAAAACGCAAATCCAAGTATCGCACGCTTTATCTCTTGCACGGCCACTCCGACGATCACACGGCATGGATGCGTTGGTCGTCCATCGAGAAATATGCTCAGGGATTGAACCTTGCCGTCGTGATGCCCGCCGTCCACCTCAGCTTTTACAGTGACATGGTTTATGGTGGCAAGTACTGGCAATTCGTTAGCGAAGAAGTCCCTGCATTGGTGCGCGATACATTCCCTGTCTCCTCGGCGCGCAAGGACAACTTTGTGGCGGGCCTGTCCATGGGCGGATACGGCGCCTTCAAATTGGCATTGACCCGCCCCGAACGATTTGCCGCCGCGGCGAGTCTTTCAGGTGCAGTGGACATCCGTGAAGTAGTTCGAGAACATAAGCATGATCCATTGAACAAAGACTGGCTGGTGGGGATGCGTAATGTCTTCGGCGATCTAACGAAGGTGCCAAACAGTCAGCACGATCTGTTCACGCTTGCGAAGAAAGCGGCAAAGGGAAAAGACAAGCCGCGTTTGTATCAATGTTGCGGCACCGAAGATTTTCTCTATGCCGATAACATTCGCTTCCGTGATGCGGTCCGCAAACTTTCGCTTGATCTGACATATGCAGAAGGCCCGGGCGATCACAACTGGTCGTATTGGGATAAGATGATCCAGGATGTCTTGCTATGGATGTTCCCAGAAAAGAGAGACCTGAATGGGCTGATAGGGATCTGA
- a CDS encoding glycoside hydrolase family 5 protein, which produces MPISSPTLHRGVNFGNMLESPNEGEWGLYVQEEYFDLVKEAGFDFVRLPVRWNTHAQEEWPYTIDPDFFARVDEVVNWALKRDLTIIVDFHHYEEMAWDPWSHKDRYLGIWKQVAEHYKEYPSTVLFELLNEPNDQLNAQLWNQYLIEALAIVRETNPTRDVVIGPVNWNSHEWLSTLDVPDDQHLIVTFHYYSPFQFTHQGAEWAGDEAQGWLGTEWGSDAEKAEVIRNFDFVVDWSQRHGNVRILLGEFGAYNKAPQESRVRWTTFVREQAEAHGFAWAYWELASGFGLYDPDAKVWREDLLKALIP; this is translated from the coding sequence ATGCCCATTTCCTCCCCGACACTTCATCGCGGTGTCAACTTTGGCAATATGCTTGAATCGCCCAACGAAGGTGAATGGGGATTGTATGTGCAGGAAGAATATTTCGATCTCGTCAAGGAAGCTGGCTTTGACTTTGTCCGCTTGCCAGTGAGATGGAATACCCATGCACAAGAGGAATGGCCCTACACCATTGACCCTGACTTCTTTGCGCGTGTCGATGAAGTGGTGAATTGGGCATTGAAACGTGACCTGACCATCATCGTTGACTTCCATCACTATGAAGAGATGGCTTGGGACCCGTGGAGTCACAAGGATCGTTATCTCGGCATTTGGAAACAAGTCGCGGAACATTACAAAGAGTATCCATCGACCGTCTTGTTCGAACTGCTCAACGAGCCGAATGATCAGCTCAACGCACAACTGTGGAATCAATATCTGATCGAAGCGCTGGCAATTGTCCGCGAGACGAACCCCACACGCGATGTTGTGATCGGTCCCGTTAATTGGAACTCGCATGAATGGCTCTCCACGCTGGATGTGCCGGACGATCAACATCTCATTGTTACATTCCACTACTATTCGCCATTCCAGTTCACACATCAAGGTGCAGAGTGGGCGGGAGACGAAGCGCAAGGTTGGCTTGGCACAGAGTGGGGCAGTGACGCGGAAAAGGCCGAAGTCATTCGCAACTTCGACTTTGTCGTAGATTGGTCACAGCGACATGGAAACGTTCGTATCTTGCTGGGAGAGTTTGGCGCGTATAACAAAGCGCCACAAGAGTCCCGTGTCCGCTGGACGACGTTTGTCCGCGAACAGGCAGAAGCTCACGGGTTTGCGTGGGCCTATTGGGAATTGGCGTCAGGTTTCGGGCTGTATGACCCGGATGCCAAAGTCTGGCGAGAAGACCTGTTGAAGGCATTGATTCCTTGA